The proteins below come from a single Candidatus Eisenbacteria bacterium genomic window:
- a CDS encoding DUF4394 domain-containing protein: MSSSPATFSSRPITGMAAGEVALAIDFRAAAPLSRLYAITNFGQLYLISNPSTGAAVAVGPGGIAINGTEVGLDFNPTVDRIRLITDNEQNLRLHPDLGTVVATDLSLAFAGSDVNAGSNPQATGAAYTNSFAGATTTTLYDVDASLDVLVTQLPPNNGTLNTVGSLGANVDTLNGFDISGATTTAYAAFHVPVT, from the coding sequence GTTTTCGTCGCGCCCGATCACCGGCATGGCAGCCGGCGAGGTCGCACTGGCGATCGACTTCCGGGCGGCGGCGCCGCTGAGCCGTCTCTACGCCATCACCAACTTCGGGCAGCTGTACCTGATCAGCAATCCGAGCACCGGAGCTGCGGTCGCGGTCGGCCCGGGCGGCATCGCGATCAACGGCACCGAGGTCGGTCTCGACTTCAATCCGACCGTCGATCGCATCCGCCTGATCACCGACAACGAGCAGAACCTGCGCCTGCACCCGGATCTCGGAACCGTCGTGGCGACGGATCTGAGTCTCGCCTTCGCCGGCTCCGACGTGAACGCGGGCTCGAATCCGCAGGCCACCGGCGCCGCCTACACCAACAGCTTCGCGGGTGCGACCACGACGACGCTCTACGACGTGGACGCCAGCCTCGATGTGCTGGTCACGCAGCTGCCGCCGAACAACGGCACGCTCAACACCGTGGGCTCGCTGGGCGCGAACGTTGACACCCTGAACGGCTTCGACATCTCGGGCGCCACGACCACCGCCTACGCGGCCTTCCACGTGCCGGTGACCTGA